Within the Candidatus Glassbacteria bacterium genome, the region TCTTCCGCCCCGCTCCTGCGGGCGAGCCCGATAACTCCGGCGGCCACTTCCGGAAAACCGGCTTCAAGATATTCACGCGCGGATGCGAGATAAAACCCCGGCTTGTCCTCGATCGGCGAGCTTGCAGCCGTTATCAGTTCAAGCGCACCCTGCGGGTAACCAAGCCCGGCCAGTTCATCCGCCAGTTTGAGCGTAAAGGCCGTGTCGTCTGAGCTGACTTTCCCCCAGTTCACCAGGTGCCCGGCCAGGTCCTCGCGACGGCCCAGGCGGCGATAGACATGGGCCATCTCCTGCATCTGGCCTGTCATGTCCGGTGTGAATATCTCCGCCGCCCGTGCGAAATGCACCCTGGCCGATGTCGTATCGCCCAGTTGATCCTGGATTCTGCCGATTGAATACAGGCAGCTAAAATTTTCCCGGAAACGGTTGGCGTTCCGGTAGGCGGCCAGTGCTTCCTCCCGCCTTCCCGCTTTATAGTAAGCATTACCGAGACCGTAATGATTGAACTGGAAGTTTCCGTGGGTCAGCACGGCTGAACGCCAGAGCGTAACCGCGTTTCTCCAGTCACCGCAACGGCTGTACGAGATTGCCGTCATACAGGCCAGCATTACCACCACACCGGCCACGTAAGCCGCTCTCCTGCCGCTGACCGCCGAGGTGGACCACAGCCACCTCAGGCCCGCTACCGCAGCCAGGACCAGCCCGAACGACGGGATATAGAGATAGCGGTCGGCCATGAATATCGCTATCGGTACCAGGCCGCTGACAGGCAGCAGGTTCAGCAGGAAAAACGCCAGTCCGAACGCCACCTCGCTCCTGCCCCGCCGATGGAACAGATAGATCAGCCCAACCAGCGAGATATCGATCAGCAGGTCAAGACCAAACCGCCAGTCATACTCGCCGAAAAAGAACGGCGGAGGATAACTGTGGCACAGGTTGACCGGTACGAGCAAGTTCAGCACGTAACGGCCCAGCACACTGGCCATTGACAGCATGTGCGACCAGCCGCTTCCCTGCAGCCAGGAGTCCATCGCCGCAGTTGTCCTCAGGGCGAAATAAAACCCGGCCAGGACCGACAGGGCCAGGTACGGCGATATCCGGGCCGCGGTTTCCCGTGCCTTACGGCCCGAGGACCACGCGGACAACTCCAGAGCCGCTACCACCAGCGGGAATGCCGCTCCGCTCGGCTTCGCCAGCATCCCCAGCACGAAACAAATCCAGCTGGCGGCGTACCCGGCGCTGAATATGCTCCTGCCCCGGCTGCCGATATATAATCCAAGCGCCAGGAAATAAAACAGCCCGGCCAGCAGTTCCTTGCCGGAATTCATCCAGGCGACCGCTTCCACATGGACCGGATGCAGCGCGAACAGGGCCGTGCCCACGGCCGCCCACGTTCGGTTGCTGCCGGAGCCTTCGACGCCGAACAGCCCGAGCAGTAAGTTCAGCAGCCAGCATACGGCCGCCAGATTGGCCAGGTACAGCATAAGATTGAACCGGTGATACCCGGCCGGTTCGGTCCCGGAGAACTCGTAAACAGCTTCCACGGCCAGATCGCGGAGAGGCTGGTAGGTTGCCATGTTCACGGGGGTGAAAATCCGTTTCAGGGATGC harbors:
- a CDS encoding tetratricopeptide repeat protein gives rise to the protein MSSLANDKGLSNRQHRLWLWILAATFAVTVAVYWQTSSFGFVNYDDTVITRSGRQIERGLSPASLKRIFTPVNMATYQPLRDLAVEAVYEFSGTEPAGYHRFNLMLYLANLAAVCWLLNLLLGLFGVEGSGSNRTWAAVGTALFALHPVHVEAVAWMNSGKELLAGLFYFLALGLYIGSRGRSIFSAGYAASWICFVLGMLAKPSGAAFPLVVAALELSAWSSGRKARETAARISPYLALSVLAGFYFALRTTAAMDSWLQGSGWSHMLSMASVLGRYVLNLLVPVNLCHSYPPPFFFGEYDWRFGLDLLIDISLVGLIYLFHRRGRSEVAFGLAFFLLNLLPVSGLVPIAIFMADRYLYIPSFGLVLAAVAGLRWLWSTSAVSGRRAAYVAGVVVMLACMTAISYSRCGDWRNAVTLWRSAVLTHGNFQFNHYGLGNAYYKAGRREEALAAYRNANRFRENFSCLYSIGRIQDQLGDTTSARVHFARAAEIFTPDMTGQMQEMAHVYRRLGRREDLAGHLVNWGKVSSDDTAFTLKLADELAGLGYPQGALELITAASSPIEDKPGFYLASAREYLEAGFPEVAAGVIGLARRSGAEEDSTLLLEADLAFARGEWENSAALYTDIGESRLDPLRLEHLAAASLHGGNPSRALALFRLLASSGGEPSPAGINNIGAVLEALDSLTAAEGHFREAVALDSAYADAWYNLGRVLADRGEVREALNCFSRTRSLEGPGFDTDLAIARLYSRLGRLDSAMQYYAAALSFGPRSAEGLLEAADTAWRAGERATAANYYKRLQALVNPANLPPRVLRRAQ